cttgcaGGTAAATGGCAGGACAGAAAGCGGTGTGAAAACTTTGAAAGGCACCGAGAAGTCCAAGTAGGTCATTCATTGCTGAAGGGTATTAGGGATGAGGTCTCctatttaactttttttgctctttcttggCATGCATTCTAAAAGTCTGGCACTTTTCCATTCATTTGGCGCTTGCCTAAAACAATGGCAAGTAAGCTGAGCTGTTGTGGAATAGTAACACAGTCTTGATTAAATTGCTGAGAGCCCGTTTCTCTTCCCTCTCAGGTCTGGTGGCTAAGCTGCACacatgaaaaatctttttaactCCTTTGCATGGGCGAGGATGGTAGGATATACTTTGAACTGCCTTATCTACCCAATTCATTGTTGAAAGTTTCCACCTGACTTCATGTATCAGGCGGACGGAGTGAATCATCTCTGATGTAATTTTTGTTACTGAAAGATGAGCAATTAAGTAATTTAGATTTCTTAACTTCTGCTTCTGCTTACTCCTGATAAAGCAGTATCAAACTTCTGAGCCTTCACAGCAGGGAGGGATTGATCAAAGGTGGTGACTGAACAGAATGACATAGCTCAGTACAGGTGATTTTGGCTGAACTCTGAGTGCGTTTTCTGCTCACTTTTGGCCAAAATGGGGCCCTGTCCAAATGGAAAGCAACGTACGGAAGACCTGACACACTCTGTGAAAATGAGGTTACCAGTGAGCAATAAAAAAACTAAAATCAACCTAATGAAGAGGTATCTGGTGTTAACATAGCAAGGGCAGAGACATATCCTGCTAAGAAGTAGTTCTTCTGCCAAGAATTTTTCGAAGTGCAGGAAGTATAAAAAGCATACATCTAGAAAGCCCCAGAAGAATTTAGTTTCAcgtttcctctctgttttctgtcactgttttctcccttctctcagcaggcagggagctttCCTTCAGAAGTATTAAAGGGACGatttagaagttttttttctctgccacgAGAATTTTTGGTGTAATGTGAAGTTATTCTGTGATTTCACTTATCACAGCTTTGTGGAGAAGGGGAGTGGAATCCCAATAGTGAATTTCCCTAGCAAATGTCCGGCCGGGTTACAGGAGAGCAAGCTGTCCATGTTAATGATACCAGAAAATATGTAATTAGGTCAGAAGGGGAGCAGCTCTCCAGACAATGTCTCGACATGTCAATTGAAATCTTGCACATTCCAAAGGAAGTTCCAGGTGTGCAGGCAGCAAAGGCAGACTTTGCAGCATCTTCTGAGAAGGAAATTAGCCCAAATAGGAATGCCAGTTTTCTAATTCAAAGGCACTGATGGACAAGATAGAAGCAACTCTCATCTGCGTATTTTTGCAGAGCACTTCTTTGTGTGGTTGTAGGCTTGGGTgttcttttaattctttgaacATTATTCACACTCTGCTGTAACTGCTACAACTCTTCATGTTCTGGTGATCTTCCACCTTAATTGTAGTGAAAGTCCTTTCTCTGGCAGGACTAAGCAACTCGAATCGCCTTTCACTACTTTGGACTTTCTATTCGCTCCTTTCTCTTGCCGAGTAACCTTTAAACTTGGCTTTGAATCTTGTGCCGAGCTTTCTGTTTCTAAATTCTAAATCTTGTTTTTGATGTGTTGGCGTgttaatctgtatttttctatttcagttctTGTTACTGTTTGTACGTGGAGTTTTTCCTCTCTAAAGTTATCCCCAAAAATTCTTTTGAagctcaccaaaaaaacccccaaacaaccctAAAACAATTTCCTGCTTTTGGTAATGTTTGTTAGTAACTTTGTTTTTggagtatggggttttttttcagcatgtgTTCAAATAGCATGCAGTGCCAAGTTCAAGGGTgcttgagaaataaaaagaattttccaTGCAAATTTGAACCCCAGCTTCTTGCTATCTTATGAGAGGTTTATTGCTAGGCAAAttgtttacaagaaaaaaataaacagagactTTATACATTTTGAACAAAGTGATATGATATGTGGATTTAATAGAAAAGGCCTGATGGAGGTAATGTTTCCTCGGTTGTGGCTTAAATTAAAGAACTTTTGTCTTCCATATGTAGATCTTTAACTAAGCTACACCTGTTCACAACATACAGGTTTCTGGAGTGTAGGAGCttctttctactcttttttttttttattaatttatctaAATTTTGTGTTTCAGTACTAAATCACTTGTATCCTGgtgtatgtttgtttttctgtattgCATGTGCCACATGTGATTCCTTTCAGATAAGACAACCTACTTTAAAGGTGCCCTGCAGGGAAGCATACTTAAAAGCCTACAAGCTCTTTAATTGTATTTGTGTAGTTCATACTTAACCTGATGCTTTGACATGTTTGCATGGAGTTATTTCCTATTGCAAATGTTGCTCTTCTAAAATCCAAGTCTTAGTCGGGTAATGCAAGATACTAATGCTGTGAAAGAGTATTCCTGTTCAGGGTTTTTTGTTACCTTACTACTGTTCTCTGATTGGAAAGCTATAATGACCTCTTAAATAAAGCCCCAACAAAATAATCTTTGGGTAACACTTTCATTGGAAATTTTAAATCGGGCTGAATCAAGCTATTTTAGCTGCTGATGGTGGCTTTATAGTTTACCAATATATTAAACTGCCTCTATTGTCTTACGTTATCGGTGTGATGACCCTCCAGATATCAGTGCTTGGTGTGTGCGGGTAGGGGTGCAATTCTGGGATACCCTGTGTTCCTGTGAAAAGCTCTGGACAGGAATGCATTGAGGTGTGAGCCCTTGGGGAAGCTGGTGGTTTGCGTTTTAAAGAGAGATCTGTTTCCAagtctttgctttttgtttattttagcaACTAGGAACTGGGCATATAAAAGGCCTTGTGTATCGCGTTCTCCACGAGACTTTTGTTGCTGCAGTTGAGTGTTTATTGCATGTATCTAACTGACTTAGTTCTGCCATCTGTGTGATGTCACTTGTTATTGGCTGGTCAAAATAGTGGCCAGTCGCATAGATAGTTCGACTGTAAAAAAACTTGCTCTGGAATTGTTGGTCATCACTAAGGTTTCTGGCACAGCATCTTCTAGTACTTCAGTGGTTTGAAGAAAATGCAGGAATAAGCTTTAAAACCTGCTCTCTGTTCTGCAGTCCAGTGATACTTTGGCAGATGTGTGTGGTGTTCCTCCCTCTGATTCATTGCCACTATACGCTGCCACTGGTTTGGTTGTACCAACGTGGTTGTGGTATTACTTGGTAAACTGGATGAAGCAACTCCTCgctgtttttcagtgtgtggtCCCGGCTGAGGAGGTGGCTTGCTgcctgggtgggaaggggcagcgGGATTTGGCAACGTCTGAAGGCAGCCTTGCTGCTGGAGAGAGCATGGCAGTGTCTCAAAGCAGGTAGTGATCTGCCCTAAAGGGAGAGCAGCAGTAGAGACTAGGATGGTGAGTTACGGTTGCATCTTAAGGTAGAACAGTGTCATGGCATTAAAATACATctgcttttctgtcactgtttGCTTGTAGCACTTAGATCCTTTGTGTTCAGAAAAGTTATGTTGTATTGTAGGCTGCTAGTAAGAGTGTTCAACCTCTGTGAATAATATAAtgctaaaaatgtttaatttttaatgttttaagaaattttatattaaaagggGTTTCAACTTCAGGGTTTGCAAAGTGCAAGAAATGTTTCTAAGCCTCTAATTTGACAGAAATTAcctatatcttttctttttcattcccctTCCCGCCCCAGCCCTGTTAAATGAAAATCTTGGTGCAACTGTTCTGGAATAATATAGGTAGTCCTGCTGTCAGCTTCTGCTGCTCAGCGCTGTTCTTCATGTTAGTGATTACCTTTACAATGTGCAGTTGCATACACATCTCTACATTTGATGGGAGCCttgatgactgattttttttatttttttttttcagtatgatgAAACTGACATGTATGCTTTTCTGCCAAAGCTCAAAAGTACCTGCCAGATCTCATGTCAGGTGATTCATGTTGTTTTAGAAATGTAATTCCTGCCATTTTAAAGAAGGGATAAACTgcttctgcatcttcctcctgcttgttttcctccatatttttcccctccagtaTCCTGCTGGGACATAGCTGGACATATTCTTCCCCTCCAGTGTCTTTCTGGAGCTAGGTTTCTGCGTTGCGTCCCACCACTGATTGGTTTTCAATAGTGTTTGTGTACATACACTGATATTCCTCTAAGCACTGTATGTTGTAGTTAGTGATCATGGTCGATACCACTCAAGTTGCCTGTTGCAGCTTTGTACAACAGTTTAAGGTAGTCTACGTCACTTTGGACAGAAGAATAATTTGTGCTTCCAGTGGGAAGAGAGCAGTACGTGGATACAGATAAAGACTTTGTCAAAAAAGGACAAAGCTGAGACTTAAATGGTAATGAGTTGTTGATTTGTTTGGATGGTCTTGAAGAGGAAGTTGGAGGGAGGGGGTTTCATGACTTTAGTAAGTACTTCACTATTGCAAGTTTTCATGTGTTCCCTTTGCTATTTTGATGGTGTTGGAGCTGTGATCTTTCTGGAATATGCAATATAGTTCCTCCCACTATTTGTCTCTTCTGTTTGAATCGGCGTGTTTGCTGCTGGTTGCAAGTATTACTGATAGTACCTCAAAGGCATTTGGGTGAGAAGGCAGATGCAAGTTCCTTCTTGTTCCAGGCTAGCAGTGGAAGCTCCAGCATATAATAAATGTACAACAAATGCTACTTGTAGTTGCTCCGTGCTATTTTCAAAGTTCCTGCCGTTCATGTGATGGTAGTTTAGAATTAGTTGAGTTTTAGGCTATATCCATTTGATTATCAAACCTACTGTTCACCTACCAGGAAAGGGACAGGGGAGCCTTTAAGTGTCAAATACCTCCTCTAACAATTACCCAGTCTGCCTAGGAAGGCTGTTtggttgctgattttttttttttacaacacgTATTTTTCTAATTCTCAGCATAAGCTTTCTTTATTGTAGCTGAAGCCTATTAAGTTCTGCTTGTTCTGTCACTGATTAGTGAGAATAATCTGTTCTTGGCTTCTCTAGGAAAATTCTTTATGTATTCTAATCTGGGTACTATCGCTAGTTATATTTCAAAGaatagcttttcttctgtgtgcTACTTCCTGAACCTTTTATCTGATGTCCTCTACATAATGCAGTTTCTTAAAGTCTGATTTGATCCTGAGTTGAATGAATTATAATAGTAAATAGTATTATAGCAGTGCAGCCCAGCAATGGCTATCTTGGTTTACTACATGGTTTTTAGACCTTCCTTTGTGGTAAACTGTTTAGGCAGTAGACTATGTAGACAAGAGAGGTGAATCTTGGAGGGGATGTGTGTGTACAGAGGTGCGCGTGTGTGAACCTACAAATGACAGAGTATCTTTTACTAGGCCTGAGGTCATGATCCCTTTCCACTTGCAGGTACCTCTAAGGACTTGTCCCTTTGCCTGTGGGAAACTGTCTGGCCGTAAGGCAAGACTGTGGGAATTTAGCTAACTTGCGCTTATGTGGTTGGAATGCAGCCAGTTGTCACTCAACTTATTGCGTCTCCATTTCGCTACTGTCTTTCTAGCCTGTGAGCTCTTCATAATGGCTTCTGAGTGTGTCTAGCTGTGATAAGAAATTGTTACCAATATTAAAAACACTTGTTAAAGCTTATCTTTAAAATAACTATAATTGAGTGTTCTTTccctaacttttttttcttgctttgtgcaGGACTCTGTTTCTGGATAAAGAATGCAGACTATAAAGTGCGTAGTTGTTGGAGATGGTGCTGTGGGAAAAACTTGTCTTCTCATCAGCTATACCACCAACGCTTTCCCAGAAGAGTACATCCCTACTGTGTTTGACAACTACAGTGCCCAGATGACTGTTGATGGCCGGACAGTTAGCCTGAATCTCTGGGACACTGCAGGCCAGGAGGAGTATGACCGCCTGCGCACGCTCTCGTATCCTCAAACCAATGTATTTGTCATCTGCTTCTCCATTGGTAGCCCCTCTTCCTATGCAAATGTGAGGCACAAATGGCATCCTGAAGTTTCTCACCACTGTCCAAATGTTCCCATTCTTTTAGTGGGCACGAAGAGAGACTTGAGAAATGACCTGGAAACAGTTAAAAAGTTGAAAGAGCAAAGCTTGGCTCCCACTACGCCGCAGCAGGGGACTTCGCTGGCTAAACAAATTGGAGCAGTCAAATATTTGGAGTGCTCAGCATTGAATCAGGAGGGTGTTCGGGACGTATTTGCTGAAGCTGTTCGTGCAGTTCTGTATCCTGTGACAAAGAAGAACACAAGAAAATGTGTCTTATTGTAGTTACCTCGGGTGATGGATGTTTGAAGTTGAATATTGACTAGAATCTTGGAGGGCTTTTTAATGAGTTAAACTGAAGATTTGCATCTTGCACTAACAGCTCTAAGCAGAAATGGTTTATGCAACGAATATTCTTGCAGTCTTATTGCTTCAGggaaacagaaacagaacagatttttttccaactGAGAGGTCAAATATCTACTTTATTTCTAAAGTTCCAGTCTCCAGCTTCTCTGGGGATCACTTGGCTTCTGTCCTTATTTAGTGTAGGGAAATAAAAGAAGGGACTTCTTTGAAGCCAGACTTCTTTACTAGATAGCCAGATTTGCTGAAAAGCACAAATTCTGATAACTTTGCTTTAAGCGTAGCTGCAGCTTTTCCCATCCCTTATTTACTGATTGAATGGTTTTACAAACAGAAGCCTGGCTGTCCAGTTGTTTTAATTTGTCAATTTAAAGCTTGAAAACAATTTGTTTACATGCAAAAATGCCTGAAATATTACTGAGATTCGCCTTACAGTGAACTGTGATCATTTATATGAAGAGTTAGGATAAGGCATGTTTAATGCAATGAGCAAGACCCAGGGAACGCCTGCAATGATTTTATTAAAAGCAGGAGCTGATTTCTCCTAATGAAAGGAACTTAGGATAATGACGAATCACTCAAATGAGTGATTTTCTTACTGTTGGAGAGACAGAAGAGTAGTTTAGATGCAAGTTTTCCATAATCTTCTAAACTGagtttttattttgctctccAAAGAGACTTTGCACCCCGAGAGTAAAGTTAACAGTTACCTTCTCGGACTGACTGAGGTAGTTGGGATGACACTTCTGAAACCGAGATTTTCAGTGCGATTCCTCTGATGAATCTCAGAGACTTGATAGCAGCCCATTTGCTCTTGAGGAATTCATGGCTTCGCTTCTTAACGTTATTGGGGCCACCACCTGAGATTTTTACAGCAAATTCCTTTATTGTTTTTCTGGGAGAACACTGACAGAAAATTTGGAGGTTCTAGTTACAGGAACCCTGAACTCTTGTTTCTTCCTGGCAACTCACTGCTGGTTTCAGTTAAACGTGTAATGGTTAGCGAGTTGCTGGATAGGTTTACCTGGGCAGTTTTCTCCTCTCTACTAAGTGATCAGTTACTATAAACTTTTAAATGAAGTTCTATTTACGtactttttaactttctttagCGGCTCTAGTGAGTGGCAGCAGGCTTTTATTTTCAGGTTGTGCACTGTTCTTTATGTGTGATTCGGGACCAGCTGAGGAGTGAGCGCATGAAACCTTCCCTAGACGTAACCTTACAGCTTGGTGGTCTGAAAGCAGCATGCTTCAAAGATACTTTGTGTGAAACCAGTGGTGCTGGACTGGGCTTTGTTGTCTGAAGTTGACAGTGCTGTCTTTGTCCCGATGCAGCCTCAACTGGTAATGCAGAACTTACTTTCTTGTGATTCCCACACATGCATAACTGTACTGGTGTCTACCCTggacagaaaagagaataattttagTAAGATAATAGAAAATACATCAACAGGGTTATTAGGGATATTGTGTTAATTTGACCTTGCTTTATCTGATATTGTGGTAGAAACATTCATATTTGTGCCCTAATTCCCCTCTTTGAAGAGGATGTGCCTTCCTTCAGCTGGTGTAACTGATGCTGACACTAACTGCAATTTTTGTATAGCTGAGGTATGCTCGTGCTGGTACTGCTTTAGCAAACTGCAACCTGTAGATTATAAACTGCAGTTAGTCCAAATACTGGTATATGTGGCTAGTGAACCAACACCAAGTTCCAAACATTGCCTGATTGCAGACAACGCCAAAACACCCGTATGCGTGATGTTTGCAGAAGCTTAGAGACTCCGCATATTTTTCTTCACCAAGTGCCGTTGCCTGGAGTGTCTTTGCGTCTTTGGCACTCATAGAAGTACTGTTCCAGATGTGGCTCCTGCCTCGGTGCCCTGCGCTGGGAGGGTCTAGGAGTATTTCAGTGAGGTAAACTCTCTACTCGCCATCTTCTGCCTTTACTTTAGCAGTAGGCCTTTAATATGGGCTTGACTTGCAGACAGCTATTAACTCCGTGCCTTGTAATTCAAGATTATTTTCTGTAGGTAAATTTCAGTAACTGAGTAAATAGTTT
The sequence above is drawn from the Rissa tridactyla isolate bRisTri1 chromosome 9, bRisTri1.patW.cur.20221130, whole genome shotgun sequence genome and encodes:
- the LOC128915193 gene encoding rho-related GTP-binding protein RhoG-like; this encodes MQTIKCVVVGDGAVGKTCLLISYTTNAFPEEYIPTVFDNYSAQMTVDGRTVSLNLWDTAGQEEYDRLRTLSYPQTNVFVICFSIGSPSSYANVRHKWHPEVSHHCPNVPILLVGTKRDLRNDLETVKKLKEQSLAPTTPQQGTSLAKQIGAVKYLECSALNQEGVRDVFAEAVRAVLYPVTKKNTRKCVLL